Proteins encoded in a region of the Ziziphus jujuba cultivar Dongzao chromosome 3, ASM3175591v1 genome:
- the LOC107422357 gene encoding 3'-5' exonuclease isoform X2 gives MDNHHHHRGHTSSVTAFSFISNWDDEPFTDEDLQTIEAALQSASKRPRPSSSHNHDDDDNHNSGSPDPPTVRVGGGRRRRLPSSIPAFQDPNPFSLSPCRANLRMRYPVMKFGGQITYSRTAVEVEAAATEILKTVEAKNREVGEAAVGFDIEWRPTFKTGVSPGKAAVLQICGDTSHCHVMHIIHSGIPQSLRLLLENSTLLKVGVGIGNDAVKVYKDYNVSVKAVKDLSYLAMRKLGESQRWGLGSLTETLISKQISIKVENGQMVIMPINNFLHNQTHLPAGTVRVATQQTRVNGVSFSSHPCSRSCYWALWSN, from the exons ATGgacaaccaccaccaccaccgcggCCATACAAGCTCCGTCACCGCCTTCTCTTTTATATCCAACTGGGACGACGAACCGTTCACCGACGAAGACCTCCAAACCATTGAAGCTGCTCTTCAATCCGCCTCCAAAAGGCCACGACCCTCCTCTTCTCACAACCACGATGACGATGACAACCATAATTCCGGCAGTCCAGATCCCCCAACCGTTCGTGTTGGTGGTGGACGCCGCCGAAGATTGCCCAGTTCCATTCCCGCTTTCCAGGATCCGAACCCATTCTCTCTTTCGCCTTGCCGAG CCAATTTAAGGATGAGATACCCTGTGATGAAGTTTGGAGGTCAAATTACATATAGCAGGACTGCCGTTGAAGTGGAGGCAGCTGCAACGGAGATCCTAAAGACTGTTGAAGCAAAGAATAGAGAAGTGGGTGAAGCTGCAGTCGGATTTGACATTGAATGGAGACCTACATTCAAAACAG GTGTTTCACCTGGGAAGGCTGCGGTTCTGCAAATATGTGGGGACACTAGTCATTGTCATGTTATGCACATTATCCATTCTGGGATACCTCAAAGTCTGCGTCTACTTCTCGAGAATTCTACACTTTTAAAA GTTGGAGTTGGCATTGGCAATGATGCTGTTAAGGTTTACAAAGATTATAATGTATCTGTTAAGGCGGTCAAGGATCTCTCCTATCTTGCCATGCGAAAACTTGGTGAATCCCAAAGATGGGGTCTTGGTTCTCTCACTGAGACACTCATCTCCAAACAG ATCTCAATAAAAGTTGAGAATGGACAAATGGTAATTATGCCCATCAACAATTTTCTCCATAACCAGACCCATCTACCAGCTGGAACTGTGAGGGTTGCAACGCAACAAACTCGTGTGAATGGTGTCTCTTTTTCTAGCCATCCTTGTAGCAGATCTTGTTACTGGGCACTTTGGTCTAACTAG
- the LOC107422353 gene encoding 26S proteasome non-ATPase regulatory subunit 2 homolog A-like — translation MASKDPNRKRKRKYDNNNDEDQDLVLKQQLELYVERVQDPDPGLQKTAIECISHQIRTSMSSMTSVPKPLKFLRPHYATLKKAYHEILADSDLKKYFADILSVLALTMSSSADRQQRESLKYRLLGSGGDLGSWGHEYVRNLAGEIAQEYAKRQCEEAPIDDLMELVQQIVAFYMNHNAEPEAVDLLMEVEDLILLSEHVDRASYVCHTGPDGILVLDSAYKICLKFQDFSNALRIALFLDNMRYVRQVFTSCDDAARKKQLCYLLARHGVSFELDEEMAGDEIDKLQEIINNRKLNEGYLTLALDIEVMEAKTPEDIYKARLLDGQASVVDSARQNLAATFVNAFINAGFGQDKLVMTSTNSTGNWVFKNKKHGKTSAAASIGMISLWDVDSGLAHIDKYLHSNDSHLIAGALLGIGIVSSSIKNNCHPAMALLLDSEYGYLDRENSSIRIGAIMGLGIAYAGSQNETLRHKLSPILNDAKAPLDVIAFAAISLGLIYVGSCNEEVAKEIIFALMNRNESEFKERPLTRLLPLSLGLLYLGKQERVEATMEVSKSIVHEKIRKHCGMVLLSCAYAGTGNVLKVQNLLGNCISQHHLEKGSDTHQGPALLGIAMVAMAEESGLKMAIRLLEHLLHYGSEQKNIRRAVPLALGLLSISNPKVNVMDTLSRLSHDTDSDVAMAAIISLGLIGAGTNNARIAGLLQNLSSYYSKDPSILFCVRIAQGLVHMGKGLLTLNPYHSDRFLLSPTALAGIITMLYACLDLKDIILGEYHFVLYFLVLAMQPRMLMTVDEELKPVSVPVRVEHAVDVFGKAGCPKTITRFQTHSTPVLLGAGDRAELATDKYIPLSPILEGYVILKKNPERWQED, via the coding sequence ATGGCATCAAAGGATCCCAacaggaagaggaagaggaagtaCGACAACAACAATGACGAAGATCAGGACTTGGTGTTAAAGCAGCAACTGGAGTTGTACGTGGAGAGAGTGCAAGATCCTGATCCAGGTTTGCAGAAAACTGCTATTGAGTGTATTAGTCACCAAATCCGTACCTCAATGAGCTCTATGACCTCAGTTCCAAAGCCGCTCAAATTTCTCAGACCACATTATGCAACTTTGAAAAAAGCATACCATGAAATATTGGCAGATTCAGATTTAAAGAAATACTTTGCAGACATACTGTCGGTTTTGGCACTGACCATGTCTTCTTCTGCCGACAGACAACAAAGGGAGAGCTTGAAGTACAGATTGCTGGGCTCCGGAGGTGATTTAGGTTCGTGGGGTCACGAGTATGTCAGAAACTTGGCTGGAGAAATTGCTCAAGAGTACGCTAAGCGGCAGTGCGAAGAGGCCCCAATTGATGATCTAATGGAGCTGGTACAACAAATTGTTGCCTTTTATATGAATCATAACGCTGAACCTGAAGCAGTTGACCTTTTAATGGAAGTTGAGGATCTAATCCTGTTATCTGAGCATGTTGATCGTGCAAGTTACGTATGCCATACAGGACCAGATGGTATATTGGTTCTGGATAGTGCATACAAGATATGCCTTAAATTTCAAGATTTTTCAAATGCACTTCGGATTGCGCTTTTCCTTGATAATATGCGGTATGTGAGGCAGGTCTTTACCTCTTGTGATGATGCTGCGAGAAAAAAGCAATTATGTTACCTCCTTGCTCGACACGGTGTTAGTTTTGAACTTGATGAAGAGATGGCTGGAGATGAGATTGACAAACTGCAGGAGATCATCAACAATAGGAAGTTAAATGAAGGTTATCTTACCCTTGCTCTCGATATCGAAGTCATGGAGGCCAAAACTCCAGAGGACATCTACAAGGCTCGCTTACTTGATGGACAAGCAAGTGTTGTTGATTCGGCTAGACAGAACTTGGCAGCAACGTTTGTGAATGCATTTATAAATGCTGGTTTTGGTCAGGATAAGCTGGTGATGACGAGTACTAATTCAACAGGAAACTGGGTTTTCAAGAATAAGAAGCATGGGAAGACCAGTGCTGCTGCAAGCATTGGTATGATATCATTGTGGGATGTGGATTCTGGACTTGCCCATATTGACAAGTACTTACACAGCAACGACAGCCACTTGATTGCCGGTGCCTTGTTAGGAATTGGAATTGTCAGTAGCAGTATTAAGAATAATTGTCATCCGGCAATGGCATTACTTCTGGACAGTGAGTATGGCTACTTGGATAGAGAAAATTCATCGATCAGAATTGGTGCAATAATGGGCCTAGGAATAGCATATGCTGGTAGTCAAAACGAAACACTACGTCATAAACTTTCTCCTATTCTCAACGATGCAAAAGCTCCCCTTGATGTGATTGCATTCGCTGCAATCTCCCTGGGATTGATATATGTGGGATCTTGCAATGAAGAGGTTGCTAAGGAAATTATATTTGCATTGATGAACCGAAATGAGTCAGAGTTTAAGGAGCGACCTCTTACTCGGCTATTGCCTCTAAGTCTTGGTCTTCTATACCTTGGGAAGCAAGAAAGAGTTGAGGCTACTATGGAAGTTTCAAAAAGTATCGTTCATGAGAAGATCAGAAAACATTGTGGTATGGTTCTGCTTTCTTGTGCTTATGCAGGAACAGGGAATGTTCTCAAGGTCCAAAACCTTCTTGGTAATTGTATTTCACAACATCATCTTGAGAAGGGTAGTGACACCCACCAAGGGCCCGCTCTGCTTGGAATTGCAATGGTGGCAATGGCTGAAGAATCGGGACTCAAAATGGCAATTCGTTTGTTAGAGCATCTTTTACATTATGGATCAGAACAGAAAAATATCCGCCGGGCAGTTCCTCTGGCTCTTGGTCTTCTTTCAATTTCGAACCCGAAGGTCAATGTCATGGATACCTTAAGCAGACTTAGTCATGATACAGATTCAGATGTAGCCATGGCAGCCATCATCTCTTTAGGCTTAATAGGTGCTGGAACTAACAATGCCAGAATAGCCGGCTTGCTACAGAATCTGTCTAGCTATTATTCCAAAGACCCCAGCATTCTATTCTGTGTACGCATTGCACAAGGTTTGGTACATATGGGGAAGGGCTTACTAACTCTAAATCCATACCATTCTGATCGATTCCTTCTATCACCGACAGCTCTTGCTGGTATTATAACCATGCTGTATGCATGTCTTGACTTGAAAGACATCATTTTGGGGGAATATCATTTTGTTCTATACTTCCTTGTGTTGGCAATGCAGCCTAGAATGTTGATGACGGTGGATGAGGAACTCAAACCTGTCTCTGTACCAGTTCGAGTGGAACATGCCGTTGATGTTTTTGGGAAGGCTGGTTGCCCTAAAACCATAACTAGGTTCCAGACACACTCCACCCCAGTTCTTCTTGGTGCCGGTGATAGAGCAGAGTTGGCCACTGACAAATACATTCCACTTTCCCCCATTCTTGAAGGCTATGTCATTTTGAAGAAGAATCCAGAACGTTGGCAGGAAGATTAG
- the LOC107422354 gene encoding 26S proteasome non-ATPase regulatory subunit 2 homolog A — MASKHCNSNGGNWNRKHDNNNDEDLDLMLKQQLELYVERVQDPDPGLQKIAIECIRHEIRASTSSMTSVPKPLKFLRPHYAILKKAYHETVADSDLKKYLADILSVLALTISSSAADREQRESLKYRLLSSKGDLGSWGHEYVRNLAGEIAQEYTERQCMEAPVDDLMELVEQIVAFYMKHNAEPEAVDLLMEVEDLNLLSEHVDGANFKRTCLYLTNLARYVYHTGSDDILVLDIAYNLYLKFQEFSNALRIALFLDNMQYARRVFTSCDDAVMKTQLCYILARHGVSFELDEEMAGDEIDRLQEIINNMMLNEGYLTLARDIEVMEAKTPEDIYKTRLLDGQASVVDSARQNLAATFVNAFVNAGFGQDKLMTTSTTSTGNWVFKNKMHGKTSAAASLGMISLWDVDSGLAHIDKYLHSNDSHLIAGALLGIGIVNSSIKNDCHPAMALLLDNEYGYLDREDSSIRIGAIMGLGIAYAGSQNETLRHKLSPILNDAKAPLDVISFTAISLGLIYVGSCNEEVAKAVIFALMNRSESEFGEQPLTRLLPLSLGLLYLGKQERVKATMEVSKSIFHEKIRKHCGMVLLSCAYAGTGNVLKVQNLLGNCTSQHHLEKGSETHQGPAVLGIAMVAMAEKLGLEMAIRSLEHLLHYGSEQKNIRRAVPLALGLLSISNPKVNVMDTLSRLSHDTDSEVAMAAIISLGLIGAGTNNARIAGLLQNLSSYYYKDPSILFCVRIAQGLVHMGKGLLTLNPYHSDRFLLSPTALAGIITMLYTCLDLKDIILGEYHFVLYFLVLAMQPRMLMTVDEELKPVSVPVRVGQAVDVVGKAGCPKTITGFQTHSTPVLLGAGDRAELATDKYIPLSPILEGFVILKENPEYWQED; from the exons ATGGCATCAAAGCATTGCAACAGCAATGGTGGCAACTGGAACAGGAAGCACGAcaacaacaatgatgaagatCTG GACTTGATGTTAAAGCAGCAACTGGAGTTGTACGTTGAGAGAGTACAAGATCCTGACCCAGGTTTGCAGAAAATTGCCATTGAGTGTATTAGGCACGAAATCCGTGCCTCAACGAGCTCTATGACTTCAGTTCCAAAGCCGCTCAAATTTCTCAGACCACATTATGCAATTTTGAAGAAAGCATACCATGAAACAGTGGCAGATTCAGATTTAAAGAAATACCTTGCAGATATACTATCGGTTTTGGCACTGACTATCTCTTCTTCTGCCGCTGACAGAGAACAAAGGGAGAGCTTGAAATACAGATTGCTGAGCTCCAAAGGTGATTTAGGTTCGTGGGGTCACGAATATGTCAGAAACTTGGCTGGAGAAATTGCTCAAGAGTACACTGAGCGGCAGTGCATGGAGGCCCCAGTTGATGATCTAATGGAGCTGGTAGAACAAATTGTTGCCTTTTATATGAAACATAACGCTGAACCTGAAGCAGTTGACCTTTTAATGGAGGTTGAGGATCTAAACCTGTTATCTGAGCATGTTGATGGTGCAAATTTCAAAAGGACCTGTCTCTATCTTACTAATTTAGCAAGATACGTTTACCATACTGGATCAGATGATATTTTGGTTCTGGATATTGCATACAACTTATACCttaaatttcaagaattttCAAATGCTCTTCGGATTGCACTTTTCCTTGATAATATGCAGTATGCGAGGCGGGTCTTTACCTCTTGTGATGACGCTGTGATGAAAACGCAATTATGTTACATCCTTGCTCGACATGGTGTTAGTTTTGAACTTGATGAAGAGATGGCTGGAGATGAGATTGACAGACTGCAGGAGATCATCAACAATATGATGTTAAATGAAGGTTATCTTACCCTTGCTCGTGATATCGAAGTCATGGAGGCCAAAACGCCAGAGGACATCTACAAGACTCGCTTACTTGATGGACAAGCAAGTGTTGTTGATTCGGCTAGACAGAACTTGGCGGCCACGTTTGTGAATGCATTTGTAAATGCTGGTTTTGGTCAGGATAAGCTGATGACGACGAGTACTACTTCAACAGGAAACTGGGTTTTTAAGAATAAGATGCATGGGAAGACCAGTGCTGCTGCAAGTCTTGGTATGATATCACTGTGGGATGTGGATTCTGGACTTGCCCATATTGACAAGTACTTACACAGCAACGACAGCCACTTGATTGCCGGTGCCTTGTTAGGAATTGGAATTGTCAATAGCAGTATTAAGAATGATTGTCATCCGGCAATGGCATTACTTCTGGACAATGAGTATGGCTACTTGGATAGAGAAGATTCATCAATCAGAATTGGTGCAATAATGGGCCTAGGAATAGCATATGCTGGTAGTCAAAACGAAACACTACGTCATAAACTTTCTCCTATTCTCAACGATGCAAAAGCTCCCCTTGATGTGATTTCCTTCACTGCAATCTCATTGGGATTGATATATGTGGGATCTTGCAATGAAGAGGTTGCTAAGGCAGTTATATTTGCATTAATGAACCGAAGTGAGTCAGAGTTTGGGGAGCAACCACTTACTCGGCTATTGCCTCTAAGTCTTGGTCTTCTATACCTTGGGAAGCAAGAACGAGTTAAGGCTACTATGGAAGTTTCAAAGAGTATCTTTCATGAGAAGATCAGAAAACATTGTGGTATGGTTCTGCTTTCTTGTGCTTATGCAGGAACAGGGAATGTTCTCAAGGTCCAAAACCTTCTTGGTAACTGTACTTCACAACATCATCTTGAGAAGGGTAGTGAAACGCACCAAGGGCCCGCTGTGCTTGGAATTGCAATGGTGGCAATGGCTGAAAAATTGGGACTCGAAATGGCAATTCGTTCGTTAGAGCATCTTTTACATTATGGATCAGAACAGAAAAATATCCGCCGGGCAGTTCCTCTGGCTCTTGGTCTTCTTTCAATTTCGAACCCAAAGGTCAATGTCATGGATACCTTAAGCAGACTTAGTCATGATACAGATTCAGAAGTAGCCATGGCAGCCATCATCTCTTTAGGATTAATAGGTGCTGGAACTAACAATGCCAGAATAGCCGGTTTGCTACAGAATCTGTCTAGCTATTATTACAAAGACCCCAGCATTCTATTCTGTGTACGCATTGCACAAGGTTTGGTACATATGGGGAAGGGCCTACTAACTCTAAATCCATACCATTCTGATCGTTTCCTGTTATCACCGACAGCTCTTGCTGGTATTATAACCATGCTGTATACATGTCTTGACTTGAAAGACATCATTTTGGGGGAATATCATTTTGTTCTATACTTCCTTGTGTTGGCAATGCAGCCTAGAATGTTGATGACGGTGGATGAGGAACTCAAACCTGTCTCTGTACCTGTTCGAGTGGGACAAGCCGTTGATGTTGTTGGGAAGGCTGGTTGTCCTAAAACCATAACTGGGTTCCAGACACACTCCACACCAGTTCTTCTTGGTGCCGGTGATAGAGCAGAGTTGGCCACTGACAAATACATTCCACTTTCCCCCATTCTTGAAGGCTTTGTCATTTTGAAGGAGAATCCAGAATATTGGCAGGAAGATTag
- the LOC107422357 gene encoding 3'-5' exonuclease isoform X1: MDNHHHHRGHTSSVTAFSFISNWDDEPFTDEDLQTIEAALQSASKRPRPSSSHNHDDDDNHNSGSPDPPTVRVGGGRRRRLPSSIPAFQDPNPFSLSPCRANLRMRYPVMKFGGQITYSRTAVEVEAAATEILKTVEAKNREVGEAAVGFDIEWRPTFKTGVSPGKAAVLQICGDTSHCHVMHIIHSGIPQSLRLLLENSTLLKVGVGIGNDAVKVYKDYNVSVKAVKDLSYLAMRKLGESQRWGLGSLTETLISKQLPKPNRIRLGNWEADVLSKKQLEYAATDAFTSWYLYEVLRGLPDFEKVVAEDSSKESKAASPQCTLP; this comes from the exons ATGgacaaccaccaccaccaccgcggCCATACAAGCTCCGTCACCGCCTTCTCTTTTATATCCAACTGGGACGACGAACCGTTCACCGACGAAGACCTCCAAACCATTGAAGCTGCTCTTCAATCCGCCTCCAAAAGGCCACGACCCTCCTCTTCTCACAACCACGATGACGATGACAACCATAATTCCGGCAGTCCAGATCCCCCAACCGTTCGTGTTGGTGGTGGACGCCGCCGAAGATTGCCCAGTTCCATTCCCGCTTTCCAGGATCCGAACCCATTCTCTCTTTCGCCTTGCCGAG CCAATTTAAGGATGAGATACCCTGTGATGAAGTTTGGAGGTCAAATTACATATAGCAGGACTGCCGTTGAAGTGGAGGCAGCTGCAACGGAGATCCTAAAGACTGTTGAAGCAAAGAATAGAGAAGTGGGTGAAGCTGCAGTCGGATTTGACATTGAATGGAGACCTACATTCAAAACAG GTGTTTCACCTGGGAAGGCTGCGGTTCTGCAAATATGTGGGGACACTAGTCATTGTCATGTTATGCACATTATCCATTCTGGGATACCTCAAAGTCTGCGTCTACTTCTCGAGAATTCTACACTTTTAAAA GTTGGAGTTGGCATTGGCAATGATGCTGTTAAGGTTTACAAAGATTATAATGTATCTGTTAAGGCGGTCAAGGATCTCTCCTATCTTGCCATGCGAAAACTTGGTGAATCCCAAAGATGGGGTCTTGGTTCTCTCACTGAGACACTCATCTCCAAACAG CTTCCGAAGCCCAATAGAATTAGACTTGGAAATTGGGAGGCTGATGTTTTATCAAAAAAGCAGTTAGAGTATGCTGCCACCGATGCTTTTACTTCATGGTATCTATATgag GTATTGAGAGGCCTCCCTGATTTTGAAAAAGTGGTAGCTGAAGACAGCAGCAAGGAATCAAAAGCTGCGTCACCACAATGTACTTTGCCTTGA
- the LOC107422357 gene encoding 3'-5' exonuclease isoform X3, whose protein sequence is MDNHHHHRGHTSSVTAFSFISNWDDEPFTDEDLQTIEAALQSASKRPRPSSSHNHDDDDNHNSGSPDPPTVRVGGGRRRRLPSSIPAFQDPNPFSLSPCRANLRMRYPVMKFGGQITYSRTAVEVEAAATEILKTVEAKNREVGEAAVGFDIEWRPTFKTGVSPGKAAVLQICGDTSHCHVMHIIHSGIPQSLRLLLENSTLLKVGVGIGNDAVKVYKDYNVSVKAVKDLSYLAMRKLGESQRWGLGSLTETLISKQLPKPNRIRLGNWEADVLSKKQLEYAATDAFTSWYLYELFW, encoded by the exons ATGgacaaccaccaccaccaccgcggCCATACAAGCTCCGTCACCGCCTTCTCTTTTATATCCAACTGGGACGACGAACCGTTCACCGACGAAGACCTCCAAACCATTGAAGCTGCTCTTCAATCCGCCTCCAAAAGGCCACGACCCTCCTCTTCTCACAACCACGATGACGATGACAACCATAATTCCGGCAGTCCAGATCCCCCAACCGTTCGTGTTGGTGGTGGACGCCGCCGAAGATTGCCCAGTTCCATTCCCGCTTTCCAGGATCCGAACCCATTCTCTCTTTCGCCTTGCCGAG CCAATTTAAGGATGAGATACCCTGTGATGAAGTTTGGAGGTCAAATTACATATAGCAGGACTGCCGTTGAAGTGGAGGCAGCTGCAACGGAGATCCTAAAGACTGTTGAAGCAAAGAATAGAGAAGTGGGTGAAGCTGCAGTCGGATTTGACATTGAATGGAGACCTACATTCAAAACAG GTGTTTCACCTGGGAAGGCTGCGGTTCTGCAAATATGTGGGGACACTAGTCATTGTCATGTTATGCACATTATCCATTCTGGGATACCTCAAAGTCTGCGTCTACTTCTCGAGAATTCTACACTTTTAAAA GTTGGAGTTGGCATTGGCAATGATGCTGTTAAGGTTTACAAAGATTATAATGTATCTGTTAAGGCGGTCAAGGATCTCTCCTATCTTGCCATGCGAAAACTTGGTGAATCCCAAAGATGGGGTCTTGGTTCTCTCACTGAGACACTCATCTCCAAACAG CTTCCGAAGCCCAATAGAATTAGACTTGGAAATTGGGAGGCTGATGTTTTATCAAAAAAGCAGTTAGAGTATGCTGCCACCGATGCTTTTACTTCATGGTATCTATATgag TTGTTTTGGTAA